Proteins from one Zavarzinia compransoris genomic window:
- the ilvA gene encoding threonine ammonia-lyase, biosynthetic: protein MTDYVRRILDARVYDVAVQTPLDAMVRLGQRLGASVLLKREDLQPIFSFKIRGAYNKLVRLDAAARAAGVICASAGNHAQGVALSARRLGLRAVIVMPVTTPAIKVEAVRYWGAEIVLHGDTFDVAYEHARRLERDQGLTFVHPYDDPDVIAGQGTVAVEVLHQHPDPIEAIFVPIGGGGLAAGIASYVKFLRPETRVIGVEPVDAASMKAALDAGTRVVLDRVGLFADGVAVRQAGAETFRLCRDLLDDVILADTDAICAAVKDVFEDVRVIAEPAGALSLAGLKAYAAANPVRTGALIAVASGANMNFDRLRHVAERAEIGEAREILLAVTIPEVPGSYRRFIQVLGDRSITEFNYRYAAGSEAHVFVGLKLNNARREKPPIVDSLTALGYRVLDMSADETAKLHIRYMVGGKSPELTDEVLLRFEFPERPGALMRFLDGVGAEWNITLFHYRNHGADYGRVLVGIEVPPGQRPRFDAMLDALGYPHEEETGNPAYRLFL from the coding sequence GTGACCGACTATGTCCGCAGGATCCTGGATGCCCGTGTCTATGACGTGGCGGTGCAGACGCCGCTGGACGCCATGGTGCGGCTGGGGCAGCGGCTGGGGGCGTCGGTCCTGCTGAAGCGCGAGGATTTGCAGCCGATCTTCTCGTTCAAGATCAGGGGCGCCTACAACAAGCTGGTGCGGCTGGATGCGGCGGCGCGGGCGGCGGGGGTGATCTGCGCCTCCGCCGGCAATCATGCCCAAGGGGTGGCGCTGTCGGCCAGGCGGCTGGGCCTGCGGGCGGTCATCGTCATGCCGGTGACGACGCCGGCGATCAAGGTCGAGGCCGTGCGCTACTGGGGTGCCGAGATCGTCCTCCACGGCGATACGTTCGACGTCGCCTATGAGCACGCGCGCCGGCTGGAACGGGACCAGGGCTTGACCTTCGTCCATCCTTACGACGATCCGGACGTCATCGCCGGCCAGGGCACGGTGGCGGTCGAGGTGCTGCACCAGCATCCCGACCCGATCGAGGCGATCTTCGTGCCCATCGGCGGCGGCGGGCTGGCGGCGGGGATCGCCTCCTACGTCAAGTTCCTGCGCCCCGAGACAAGGGTGATCGGGGTCGAGCCGGTCGATGCCGCCTCGATGAAGGCGGCGCTCGACGCCGGCACGCGGGTGGTGCTGGACCGGGTCGGGCTGTTCGCCGATGGCGTCGCCGTGCGCCAGGCGGGGGCGGAGACGTTCCGCCTGTGCCGCGACCTGCTGGACGATGTGATCCTGGCCGATACGGATGCGATCTGCGCCGCGGTCAAGGATGTGTTCGAGGATGTCCGCGTCATCGCCGAGCCGGCGGGGGCCCTGTCCCTGGCCGGGCTCAAGGCCTATGCGGCGGCGAACCCGGTGCGCACCGGCGCCCTGATCGCCGTCGCCAGCGGCGCCAACATGAATTTCGACCGGCTGCGCCATGTCGCCGAGCGGGCGGAGATCGGCGAGGCGCGGGAAATCCTGCTGGCCGTCACCATCCCCGAAGTGCCCGGGTCCTACCGCCGCTTCATCCAGGTGCTGGGCGACCGCAGCATCACCGAATTCAACTACCGCTATGCCGCGGGCAGCGAAGCCCATGTCTTCGTCGGCCTGAAGCTGAACAATGCCCGGCGCGAGAAGCCGCCGATCGTCGACAGCCTGACCGCCCTCGGCTACCGCGTGCTCGACATGTCGGCGGACGAGACGGCGAAGCTGCACATCCGCTATATGGTCGGCGGCAAGTCGCCGGAATTGACCGACGAGGTGTTGCTGCGCTTCGAATTCCCCGAGCGGCCGGGGGCGCTGATGCGCTTCCTGGACGGGGTGGGGGCGGAATGGAACATCACCCTGTTCCACTACCGCAACCACGGCGCCGATTACGGCCGGGTGCTGGTCGGGATCGAAGTCCCGCCGGGCCAGCGCCCGCGCTTCGATGCCATGCTCGATGCGCTCGGCTACCCCCACGAGGAAGAGACCGGCAACCCGGCCTATCGCCTGTTCCTGTGA
- a CDS encoding NAD(P)H-dependent flavin oxidoreductase produces the protein MIIDRSHGIAEGLRRRLSLPAIAAPLFIVSNPDLVIAQCKAGIVGSFPALNARPAAQLDEWLARITEELAAWDRDHPESPSAPFAVNQIVHRSNDRLQHDVEMCVKYKVPVVITSLGAREDVNAAIHSYGGIVMHDVINQVFARKAVEKGADGLIAVAAGAGGHAGQLSPFALVQEIRAWFDGPLALSGSIARGDAILAAEAMGADFGYIGSAFIATKEANAAEAYKQMVVDSTGEDIVYTNLFTGVHGNYLKPSIVNAGLDPAKLPVSDPSKMDFGSGGNTGAKAWRDIWGCGQGIGAIDAVLPAGELVARFRREYDAALARLNGRTGITRARAAE, from the coding sequence ATGATCATCGACCGCAGCCATGGCATCGCTGAAGGCCTGCGCCGCCGCCTGTCCCTGCCCGCCATCGCGGCGCCGCTGTTCATCGTCTCCAACCCGGACCTGGTGATCGCCCAGTGCAAGGCGGGGATCGTCGGCTCCTTCCCGGCGCTCAACGCCCGCCCGGCGGCCCAGCTCGACGAATGGCTGGCCCGCATCACCGAGGAACTGGCGGCCTGGGACCGCGACCATCCGGAAAGCCCTTCGGCCCCCTTCGCCGTCAACCAGATCGTGCACCGCTCGAACGACCGGCTGCAACACGACGTCGAAATGTGCGTGAAATACAAGGTGCCGGTGGTCATCACCTCGCTCGGCGCGCGGGAGGATGTGAACGCCGCGATCCATTCCTACGGCGGCATCGTCATGCATGACGTCATCAACCAGGTCTTCGCCCGCAAGGCGGTCGAGAAGGGCGCGGACGGGCTGATCGCGGTCGCCGCCGGCGCCGGCGGCCATGCCGGGCAATTGTCGCCCTTCGCCCTGGTCCAGGAAATCCGCGCCTGGTTCGACGGGCCGCTGGCCCTGTCCGGCTCGATCGCCCGGGGCGACGCGATCCTGGCGGCCGAGGCCATGGGGGCCGACTTCGGTTACATCGGCTCCGCCTTCATCGCGACGAAGGAAGCCAATGCCGCCGAAGCCTACAAGCAGATGGTGGTCGACAGCACGGGCGAGGACATCGTCTACACCAACCTCTTCACCGGCGTGCACGGCAATTACCTGAAGCCCTCGATCGTCAACGCCGGGCTCGACCCCGCCAAGCTGCCGGTCTCGGACCCGAGCAAGATGGACTTCGGCTCGGGCGGCAATACCGGCGCCAAGGCCTGGCGGGACATCTGGGGTTGCGGCCAGGGCATCGGCGCGATCGATGCCGTGCTGCCCGCCGGCGAATTGGTCGCCCGCTTCCGCCGCGAATATGACGCCGCGCTGGCCCGCCTGAACGGCCGTACCGGTATCACCCGCGCCCGCGCCGCGGAATAA
- a CDS encoding flavin-containing monooxygenase, translated as MSGILDVLVIGAGLSGIGMACHLAKECPGKRVGILERRQSVGGTWDLFRYPGIRSDSDMFTFGYKFRPWHDLKVLADGPSIRQYIRDTAREYGVDRKITFGFKTERAEWSSADKLWTVSGIDETTGEARQYQARFIVGCTGYYNYDQGFQPDFPGREQFKGQFLHPQHWPENLDYKGKRIVIIGSGATAVTLVPAMADEAAHVTMLQRSPTYIFSVPALDKISGVLRHVLPDAWVYGLARKRNIIAQRWLYIAARRWPQRVRNFLLNNVKKQIGPDVDMRHFTPSYMPWDERLCAVPSGDLFRALREGKAAIATDQIETLTETGIRLKSGAELPADIIVSATGLNIRLFGGMQLAVDGKPSDPAASMMYKGVLVQDAPNLAYIFGYINAPWTLKADLASSYVCRLLNHMDRNGIAVATPRDAEGCAVDDTIMGDLSSGYVRRAKGTLPRQGSRLPWRVLHHYEKDTRMLLKDGIEDDVLEFAKA; from the coding sequence ATGAGCGGAATTCTGGATGTATTGGTCATCGGGGCGGGACTGTCGGGGATCGGCATGGCCTGCCATCTGGCGAAGGAATGCCCGGGCAAGCGCGTCGGCATTCTCGAACGCCGGCAATCGGTGGGGGGCACCTGGGACCTGTTCCGCTATCCGGGCATCCGGTCGGACAGCGACATGTTCACCTTCGGCTATAAGTTCCGGCCCTGGCACGACCTGAAGGTCCTGGCCGACGGGCCGTCGATCCGGCAATACATCCGCGATACCGCGCGCGAATACGGCGTCGACCGCAAGATCACCTTCGGCTTCAAGACCGAACGGGCGGAATGGTCGAGCGCGGACAAGCTCTGGACCGTTTCCGGCATCGACGAGACGACGGGCGAGGCCCGCCAGTATCAGGCGCGCTTCATCGTCGGCTGCACCGGCTACTACAATTACGACCAGGGCTTCCAGCCCGATTTCCCGGGGCGGGAACAGTTCAAGGGCCAGTTCCTGCACCCGCAGCATTGGCCGGAAAACCTGGACTATAAGGGCAAGCGCATCGTCATCATCGGCAGCGGTGCGACCGCGGTCACCCTGGTGCCGGCCATGGCGGACGAGGCGGCCCATGTCACCATGTTGCAGCGCTCGCCGACCTATATCTTCTCCGTCCCCGCGCTCGACAAGATTTCCGGCGTGCTGCGCCATGTCCTGCCCGACGCCTGGGTCTACGGCCTGGCCCGCAAGCGCAACATCATCGCCCAGCGCTGGCTCTATATCGCCGCGCGGCGCTGGCCGCAGCGGGTGCGCAACTTCCTGCTGAACAATGTGAAGAAGCAGATCGGCCCCGATGTCGACATGCGCCACTTCACGCCCAGCTACATGCCCTGGGACGAGCGGCTCTGCGCCGTGCCGAGCGGCGACCTGTTCCGGGCGCTGCGCGAGGGCAAGGCCGCCATCGCCACCGACCAGATCGAGACCCTGACCGAGACCGGCATCCGCCTGAAATCGGGCGCCGAACTGCCGGCGGACATCATCGTTTCCGCCACCGGGCTGAACATCCGCCTGTTCGGCGGCATGCAGCTGGCGGTCGACGGCAAGCCGAGCGATCCCGCCGCCTCGATGATGTACAAGGGCGTCCTGGTGCAGGATGCCCCGAATCTCGCCTATATCTTCGGCTATATCAACGCGCCCTGGACCCTGAAGGCGGACCTTGCCTCCAGCTATGTCTGCCGCCTGCTGAACCATATGGACAGGAACGGCATCGCCGTGGCCACCCCGCGCGATGCCGAGGGCTGCGCGGTCGACGATACGATCATGGGCGACCTTTCGTCCGGCTATGTCCGCCGGGCCAAGGGCACCCTGCCCCGCCAGGGCAGCCGCCTGCCCTGGCGCGTGCTGCATCATTACGAGAAGGACACGCGCATGCTGCTGAAGGACGGGATCGAGGACGACGTGCTCGAATTCGCCAAGGCGTGA
- a CDS encoding DHA2 family efflux MFS transporter permease subunit, with the protein MTGADETGRGPPGYRTIALIIAAALFMEQLDITILATALPAMARDFGTSAPNLSLALTAYMLSLAIFIPVSGVIADRFGTLNVFRVAIVVFTLGSALCSLAEGLASIVAARLLQGLGGAMMMPVGRLILLRAVDKKDMVAATAWLLVPALVGPIVGPPLGGFIVTYLDWRWIFYINVPIGLLGIVLSSLYIPNLKVAPAPGQRFDLAGMILSGIALGGLFFGAEMASREGEGRVAVGLVALGLVFGALYLRHARRHPSPILDVSLLRVETFRLSMVAGSLARITQGAHPFLLPLMFQLSFGLSAAEAGGLILATALGATAMKACAPYLLRRFGFRDCLTVNGVLSSLTYGACAFFTPDWPHGAILLVLFCSGFSMSLQFTAYNTIAYDEIGPERMSSATSFYTTFQQLMLSAGVCAAAAVLHIALALGGRDAQAPGDFSAAFLVVTGISLLATLWNRRFAPDAGSDISGHHLRDR; encoded by the coding sequence ATGACAGGCGCAGACGAGACCGGCCGCGGCCCGCCGGGTTACCGCACCATCGCCCTGATCATCGCCGCCGCCCTGTTCATGGAACAGCTGGACATCACCATCCTGGCGACGGCCCTGCCGGCCATGGCGCGGGATTTCGGCACTTCGGCACCCAATCTGTCGCTGGCCCTGACCGCCTATATGCTGTCGCTGGCGATCTTCATCCCGGTTTCCGGCGTCATCGCCGACCGGTTCGGCACGCTGAACGTGTTTCGGGTGGCGATCGTGGTCTTCACCCTCGGCTCCGCCCTGTGTTCCCTGGCGGAGGGGCTGGCCTCGATCGTCGCCGCCCGCCTGCTCCAGGGCCTGGGCGGGGCCATGATGATGCCGGTCGGGCGCCTGATCCTGCTGCGCGCCGTCGACAAGAAGGACATGGTGGCGGCAACCGCCTGGCTGCTGGTGCCGGCCCTGGTCGGGCCTATCGTCGGGCCGCCGCTGGGCGGTTTCATCGTCACCTATCTCGACTGGCGCTGGATCTTCTACATCAATGTCCCGATCGGCCTGCTCGGGATCGTGCTCTCCAGCCTTTACATTCCGAACCTGAAGGTGGCGCCGGCACCGGGCCAGCGGTTCGACCTTGCCGGCATGATCCTGTCGGGGATCGCGCTCGGCGGCCTGTTCTTCGGCGCCGAAATGGCCAGCCGCGAGGGCGAGGGGCGGGTCGCCGTCGGGCTGGTCGCCCTCGGCCTGGTCTTCGGCGCGCTTTACCTGCGCCATGCCCGGCGCCACCCCTCGCCCATTCTTGACGTGTCGCTGCTTCGGGTGGAGACGTTCCGCCTGTCCATGGTCGCAGGCTCGCTGGCCCGGATCACCCAGGGGGCCCATCCCTTCCTGCTGCCGCTGATGTTCCAGCTGTCCTTCGGCCTCAGCGCCGCCGAGGCCGGCGGCCTGATCCTGGCGACGGCGCTGGGCGCCACCGCCATGAAAGCCTGCGCGCCCTATCTGCTGCGCCGCTTCGGCTTTCGCGACTGCCTGACCGTGAACGGGGTGCTGTCCAGCCTGACCTATGGCGCTTGCGCCTTCTTCACCCCGGACTGGCCCCATGGGGCGATCCTGCTCGTCCTGTTCTGCAGCGGCTTTTCCATGTCGTTGCAATTCACCGCCTATAACACCATCGCCTATGACGAGATCGGCCCGGAACGGATGAGTTCCGCCACCAGCTTCTACACCACCTTCCAGCAGTTGATGCTGTCGGCCGGTGTCTGCGCCGCCGCCGCCGTCCTCCATATCGCTTTGGCGCTGGGCGGGCGCGATGCCCAGGCGCCGGGGGATTTCTCCGCCGCCTTCCTGGTGGTGACCGGGATTTCCCTGCTCGCGACGCTCTGGAACCGCCGTTTCGCCCCCGATGCCGGCAGCGACATCAGCGGCCACCACCTGCGCGACCGCTGA
- a CDS encoding TetR/AcrR family transcriptional regulator, producing the protein MSETFDARTFDARQTRADLREDLRAALLAAAARILSEEGLGALTVRHLAEKVNVSTKAVYTLFGGKEGLLEALYRDAFDGIATHLPDVAAIEPASHRLIMLARGYRLYALARPDFYAVMFGDAGTGFSPSAESRRHAWNTTRPMRQTLAACRPGMRAAEADFIMRALWAVMHGVVSLELRQLIGGREMAERLFDDTMLAVLARHGIAVPPEALALRPSPRGG; encoded by the coding sequence TTGAGCGAAACCTTCGATGCCCGGACCTTCGACGCGCGGCAGACCCGGGCCGACCTGCGCGAGGACCTGCGCGCCGCCCTCCTGGCCGCCGCCGCCCGCATCCTGTCGGAGGAGGGGCTGGGCGCGCTGACCGTGCGCCATCTCGCCGAGAAGGTGAATGTCTCGACCAAGGCGGTCTATACGCTGTTCGGCGGCAAGGAGGGGTTGCTCGAAGCGCTCTACCGCGATGCCTTCGACGGCATCGCCACCCATCTGCCCGATGTCGCGGCGATCGAGCCGGCCAGCCATCGCCTGATCATGCTGGCCCGGGGCTACCGGCTCTATGCCCTGGCCCGGCCCGATTTCTATGCGGTGATGTTCGGCGACGCCGGCACCGGCTTTTCCCCGAGCGCGGAAAGCCGGCGCCACGCCTGGAACACCACGCGGCCCATGCGCCAGACCCTGGCCGCCTGCCGCCCGGGCATGAGGGCGGCGGAGGCGGATTTCATCATGCGCGCCCTTTGGGCGGTGATGCACGGCGTGGTCAGCCTGGAACTGCGCCAGCTGATCGGCGGGCGCGAGATGGCGGAACGGCTGTTCGACGACACGATGCTGGCGGTGCTCGCCCGCCATGGCATCGCCGTCCCGCCGGAGGCCCTGGCGTTACGCCCCTCGCCCCGCGGCGGGTGA